In Actinoplanes sp. NBC_00393, a single genomic region encodes these proteins:
- a CDS encoding polymer-forming cytoskeletal protein, with product MSNPGLVRTQYWNMSGPNPTPRTGLTSRAESRTDIEGYVLPADAARSTALYDWGVSGGLTVTATAGAAGITVALGTALDADGRVIVLGDGGLAITDPQVPPTGVQNIPTVPVGPNGVVIDTATVAAGRYLLTVSWREVEVADAGLLLLRQAPWLRLTDPGPFTDDGVQLALATVDLNAGGAVDGLEPGLRRLARPVTGALVVSRIDAGQGATLSAGQTRSALLAPRADGGVELHLLAAAGPARRALAVTGAAADLELDGGLRVARAVALASALSVGGGAEVTGDLSVTGNLSTGGDLAVAGDLTIDDDLQVTGDLRAATSTLAALTVSGSATLTGAVQAAGALTVTGTATLQTLAVRSTTTIGAGGDAFLVTRHIVGKQSGADGPDGLWLNWNTGQTVHVGGASPADLEVSHNVLAGNRLGVKNPNPRFEVDVAGTVCAITFCNPSDVRLKTGVTGLTGVLDRLAEVQAVTFVPADGEAATISGRRAGVVAQQVQQVFPELVVPMGDSDLLAVDYAGLAGVLVGAVNELRAAVTALEDRLGDERR from the coding sequence ATGAGCAACCCCGGACTGGTCCGCACCCAGTACTGGAACATGAGCGGGCCGAACCCGACGCCGCGGACCGGTCTGACCTCGCGGGCCGAGTCACGCACCGACATCGAGGGCTACGTCCTGCCCGCGGACGCCGCCCGCAGCACCGCGCTGTACGACTGGGGCGTCAGCGGCGGCCTGACGGTCACCGCGACAGCGGGCGCAGCGGGGATCACCGTGGCGCTGGGCACCGCCCTGGACGCCGACGGCCGGGTGATCGTGCTCGGCGACGGCGGTCTCGCCATCACCGACCCGCAGGTCCCGCCGACCGGGGTGCAGAACATCCCGACCGTGCCGGTCGGGCCGAACGGGGTCGTCATCGACACCGCGACCGTCGCCGCGGGCCGCTATCTGCTCACCGTCAGCTGGCGTGAGGTCGAGGTGGCCGACGCCGGTCTGTTGCTGCTGCGCCAGGCGCCGTGGCTGCGGCTCACCGATCCCGGGCCGTTCACCGACGACGGCGTCCAGCTCGCGCTGGCCACGGTCGACCTCAACGCCGGTGGCGCCGTCGACGGCCTGGAACCGGGCCTGCGCCGGCTCGCCCGGCCGGTCACGGGAGCGCTGGTCGTGTCCCGCATCGACGCCGGCCAAGGCGCCACGCTGTCCGCCGGGCAGACCCGGTCGGCCCTGCTCGCGCCCCGCGCCGACGGCGGCGTCGAACTGCACCTGCTCGCCGCGGCCGGCCCGGCCCGCCGGGCGCTCGCGGTGACCGGCGCCGCCGCCGATCTCGAACTGGACGGCGGCCTGCGCGTCGCCCGCGCGGTCGCGCTGGCCTCCGCGCTGTCGGTGGGCGGCGGCGCCGAGGTGACCGGCGACCTCAGCGTGACCGGCAACCTGAGCACCGGCGGTGACCTGGCCGTTGCCGGCGACCTGACGATCGACGACGACCTGCAGGTCACCGGCGACCTGCGGGCGGCGACCAGCACCCTGGCGGCGCTGACCGTGAGCGGCAGCGCGACGCTGACCGGCGCCGTGCAGGCCGCCGGCGCCCTGACGGTCACCGGGACGGCCACGCTGCAGACCCTCGCCGTGCGCAGCACCACGACGATCGGGGCCGGCGGTGACGCGTTTCTGGTCACCCGGCACATCGTGGGCAAGCAGTCGGGCGCCGACGGGCCGGACGGGCTGTGGCTCAACTGGAACACCGGGCAGACCGTGCACGTCGGCGGCGCCAGCCCGGCCGACCTGGAGGTGTCGCACAACGTTCTGGCCGGTAACCGGCTCGGCGTCAAGAACCCGAACCCGCGGTTCGAGGTGGACGTGGCCGGCACGGTCTGCGCGATCACGTTCTGCAACCCGTCGGACGTACGCCTCAAAACCGGTGTCACCGGCCTGACCGGTGTCCTGGACCGGCTGGCCGAGGTGCAGGCGGTGACGTTCGTCCCGGCCGACGGCGAAGCCGCCACGATCAGCGGCCGACGTGCCGGGGTCGTCGCTCAGCAGGTGCAGCAGGTCTTCCCCGAGCTGGTGGTGCCGATGGGTGACAGCGATCTGCTGGCCGTCGACTACGCCGGCCTGGCCGGGGTGCTGGTGGGCGCGGTCAACGAGCTGCGGGCGGCGGTCACCGCCCTGGAAGATCGGCTCGGCGATGAGCGTCGATAG
- a CDS encoding lanthionine synthetase C family protein, producing the protein MTAEKVAELLADRITDPARLTGAVAALARQSRYADLLPWRPASLSTGNAGLAVLCAALDRHRPGDGWDRAGHRQLATAVAAASPYDVSLFSGLAGIGFAATLLAAGRPRYERLLSAVDATVGPAATAAARRLQAAHGCAASDHDLISGLTGTGAYLLARPPAAALTDILAALSGLLADRGHPRRWHTPADLTAGTLRDYFPRGHHNCGLAHGVPGPLALLALAVAEGVEVPGARDAIEVTVTWLTEHQVGTADAPDWPDAVALDDPGPPERVGEPGRAAWCYGAIGVARSIWLAGVALGRAEWTDVAARTIRAVAARRPDRWWLSTAGLCHGRAGLLQVLSRFAADLHDPAIAASAETLACGLAAEYDPDTLLGMRIAEPGGVLVDHPGLLDGVPGVALALLGPSPESCWDRMLLLS; encoded by the coding sequence GTGACCGCCGAGAAGGTAGCCGAACTGCTCGCGGACCGGATCACCGACCCGGCCCGGCTCACCGGCGCGGTCGCGGCCCTGGCCCGGCAGTCCCGCTACGCCGACCTGCTCCCGTGGCGGCCGGCGAGCCTGTCGACGGGCAACGCCGGGCTGGCCGTGCTGTGCGCCGCGCTGGACCGCCACCGGCCCGGTGACGGCTGGGACCGGGCGGGTCACCGGCAACTGGCGACGGCGGTTGCCGCGGCTTCGCCGTACGATGTCTCGCTCTTCTCCGGCCTCGCCGGGATCGGCTTCGCGGCCACCCTGCTGGCCGCCGGCCGGCCCCGCTACGAACGTCTGCTGTCCGCGGTGGACGCGACCGTCGGGCCGGCGGCCACCGCCGCGGCCCGGCGCCTGCAGGCGGCGCACGGCTGCGCGGCGAGCGACCACGACCTGATCTCCGGGTTGACCGGCACCGGCGCCTACCTGCTGGCCCGGCCCCCGGCGGCCGCGCTCACCGACATCCTGGCGGCGCTGTCCGGGCTGCTCGCCGACCGCGGCCATCCACGCCGCTGGCACACCCCGGCCGACCTGACCGCCGGCACGTTGCGTGACTACTTCCCGCGCGGGCACCACAACTGCGGGCTGGCGCACGGCGTGCCGGGCCCGCTGGCGCTGCTGGCGCTCGCGGTGGCCGAGGGTGTCGAGGTGCCCGGCGCCCGCGACGCGATCGAGGTGACCGTCACCTGGCTCACCGAGCATCAGGTGGGCACCGCGGACGCGCCTGACTGGCCGGACGCCGTCGCCCTGGACGACCCCGGTCCGCCGGAACGCGTGGGGGAGCCCGGCCGGGCCGCCTGGTGTTACGGGGCGATCGGTGTGGCGCGCAGCATCTGGCTGGCCGGTGTCGCGCTCGGCCGCGCCGAGTGGACGGACGTCGCGGCCCGCACGATCCGCGCGGTGGCGGCCCGGCGGCCGGACCGGTGGTGGCTGTCCACCGCCGGCCTGTGCCACGGGCGCGCCGGGCTGTTGCAGGTGCTGAGCCGCTTCGCAGCAGACCTGCACGACCCGGCGATCGCGGCGAGCGCCGAGACACTGGCGTGCGGTCTGGCCGCCGAATACGACCCGGACACCCTGCTCGGGATGCGCATCGCCGAACCCGGAGGCGTTCTGGTCGACCATCCGGGACTGCTGGACGGCGTACCGGGCGTGGCCCTGGCCCTGCTCGGCCCCTCACCGGAGTCCTGCTGGGATCGGATGCTGCTGCTGTCATGA
- a CDS encoding lantibiotic dehydratase, with amino-acid sequence MRSRPAYRVLSGPVVRAPLLPAAAFADPAEDWWADETVRFAVAVASPDLHAALQSGKAGARAALQRYLIRAATRPTPFGGFAAVAVARWAERTDLVIAPGCRPTRTRPDMAWLTAVTEQLSREDGGRWYANTCVLAHDGRLYLADPATGGRHGGPDVSLRATGPVRRALALARPGIDAADLHRQLLAATPGATAEKVDRLLQQLRDQQFLLPELPPALLGDPLGHVLKRLDQMPSAAAAQWSATLTAVGAACRAVDDAPDRTAALAPARALLATARALLAETAVDAARADVQVDSALPLAATGVTRLIADDAAAAVDLLFRLQPGRSWDPLAGYRQAFHRRYGDQRRVPLLELLDPRFGLGHPSDFEGAAGAQQRDPRVVRDLVAAAIRDGRREVLLDDDLIGRLTDGIAPPDHGDLPPSLELSVFVAAHDRAALDRGDYRLIIGPNLGGQSAGRGLGRFADLLGAPAYDLLTEAAAAEPAEPGAVVAELVYRPLRARSANVAVRPLVRGYELPVGVAPTLAPDRVVPVDELSVGLADGRFRVWWDTAGRPLVLTCGHMLNPAAAPALCRTLLELTADGQVDLSAFDWGPMTDMPFRPRLRRDRIVLSPAQWRLADADVDTWRDRWRVPRLVYLASADNRLLLDLDEDSHRRQLAAAVRDGGDVTVHEALPGPEHAWLPGPGGRHLVEMVVPLVRATPARTRRAAPARAWTDAERRRPPGSDWLYVTLDGPTRTEDELIAGPLGELADRIVARGDADGWMLVRYSDPARHLRLRFHGAPATLLGRVLPEVTGWAAQAIRAGLRTRMSIETYERELERYGGPDSTALCEQLACVDSTAVRELLAVLRRAGLDRIELALVSIAALPAGKDRPQWAGPAGGRRFRDDKARLRTLVDACGTGYWTGLGPGWEHVGAVLAHRRQRMNPLVEQLPAWPDLAPSIVHLHANRLGLDRAAEQLALGLLDRTLRSLQAHRPAEVRT; translated from the coding sequence ATGAGATCCCGGCCTGCGTACCGCGTGTTGTCCGGACCGGTGGTCCGGGCCCCGTTGCTGCCCGCCGCGGCCTTCGCCGACCCCGCCGAGGATTGGTGGGCTGACGAGACCGTGCGGTTCGCCGTGGCGGTGGCCTCGCCGGACCTGCACGCCGCGCTGCAGTCCGGCAAAGCCGGCGCGCGTGCCGCTTTGCAGCGCTACCTGATCCGCGCGGCGACCCGGCCGACCCCGTTCGGCGGGTTCGCCGCCGTGGCGGTGGCCCGCTGGGCCGAGCGGACCGATCTGGTCATCGCGCCGGGCTGCAGGCCGACCCGGACGCGGCCCGACATGGCCTGGCTGACCGCTGTCACCGAGCAGCTCAGCCGCGAGGACGGCGGCCGCTGGTACGCCAACACCTGCGTCCTCGCCCACGACGGCCGGCTCTATCTCGCGGACCCGGCGACCGGCGGCCGGCACGGCGGGCCGGACGTCTCGCTGCGCGCGACCGGCCCGGTCCGGCGCGCCCTGGCACTGGCCCGTCCCGGCATCGACGCCGCCGACCTGCACCGGCAGCTGCTCGCCGCCACGCCGGGCGCCACCGCCGAGAAGGTCGACCGGCTGCTGCAGCAGCTGCGCGACCAGCAGTTCCTGCTGCCCGAACTGCCTCCGGCGCTGCTCGGCGACCCCCTCGGCCACGTGCTGAAACGCCTGGACCAGATGCCGTCGGCGGCCGCGGCGCAGTGGTCGGCGACGCTGACCGCAGTCGGCGCCGCCTGCCGTGCCGTTGACGACGCCCCTGACCGGACGGCCGCGCTGGCCCCCGCCCGCGCGCTGCTGGCCACCGCCCGCGCGCTGCTGGCCGAGACTGCGGTCGACGCCGCCCGCGCCGACGTGCAGGTCGATTCCGCGCTGCCGCTGGCCGCGACCGGGGTGACCCGCCTGATCGCGGACGACGCCGCCGCAGCGGTGGACCTGCTGTTCCGCCTGCAACCCGGCCGGTCCTGGGATCCGCTGGCCGGCTACCGGCAGGCCTTCCACCGCCGCTACGGCGACCAGCGCCGGGTGCCGCTGCTGGAGCTGCTCGACCCTCGGTTCGGGCTCGGCCACCCGTCCGATTTCGAGGGCGCCGCGGGTGCGCAGCAGCGCGATCCGCGGGTGGTACGGGACCTGGTCGCCGCCGCGATCCGGGACGGCCGCCGCGAGGTGCTGCTCGACGACGACCTGATCGGCCGGCTCACCGACGGTATCGCCCCACCGGATCACGGTGACCTGCCGCCGTCGCTCGAGCTGAGCGTCTTCGTGGCCGCGCACGACCGGGCCGCCCTCGACCGCGGCGACTACCGACTGATCATCGGCCCCAATCTGGGCGGGCAGTCGGCCGGGCGCGGGCTGGGCCGGTTCGCCGACCTGCTGGGGGCGCCGGCGTACGACCTGCTCACCGAGGCCGCCGCAGCCGAGCCGGCGGAACCCGGCGCCGTGGTCGCCGAGCTGGTGTACCGGCCGCTGCGGGCCCGCTCGGCGAACGTCGCGGTCCGCCCGCTGGTCCGCGGCTACGAACTGCCGGTGGGCGTGGCGCCCACCCTCGCACCGGACCGGGTCGTGCCCGTCGACGAACTCTCGGTCGGTCTGGCCGACGGCCGGTTCCGGGTGTGGTGGGACACCGCCGGCCGTCCGCTGGTGCTCACCTGCGGGCACATGCTCAACCCGGCCGCGGCGCCGGCGCTGTGCCGCACCCTGCTGGAACTCACCGCCGACGGCCAGGTCGACCTGAGCGCCTTCGACTGGGGGCCGATGACGGACATGCCGTTCCGGCCGCGTCTGCGCCGCGACCGGATCGTGCTCAGTCCCGCCCAGTGGCGGCTCGCCGACGCCGATGTCGACACGTGGCGGGACCGGTGGCGCGTCCCGCGGCTGGTCTATCTGGCCAGCGCCGACAATCGGCTGCTGCTGGACTTGGACGAGGACAGCCACCGCCGCCAGCTCGCCGCGGCCGTCCGCGACGGCGGTGATGTGACTGTGCACGAGGCGTTGCCCGGCCCCGAACACGCCTGGTTGCCCGGGCCGGGCGGGCGCCACCTGGTCGAGATGGTCGTGCCGCTGGTCCGGGCGACACCGGCCCGGACCCGCAGAGCGGCACCGGCCCGAGCGTGGACGGACGCCGAACGCCGCCGCCCGCCCGGCTCCGACTGGCTGTACGTGACCCTCGACGGCCCGACACGCACCGAAGACGAGCTGATCGCCGGGCCGCTCGGCGAACTGGCCGACCGCATCGTCGCCCGCGGCGACGCGGACGGCTGGATGCTGGTCCGCTACTCCGATCCGGCCCGTCATTTGCGGCTGCGCTTCCACGGCGCACCGGCCACGCTGCTCGGGCGGGTGCTTCCCGAGGTGACCGGCTGGGCGGCGCAGGCCATCCGCGCGGGGCTGCGGACCAGGATGAGCATCGAGACGTACGAGCGTGAGCTGGAACGCTACGGCGGACCCGACAGCACCGCGCTCTGCGAGCAACTGGCCTGCGTGGACTCGACCGCCGTACGCGAACTGCTAGCCGTCCTTCGCCGTGCCGGCCTGGACCGCATCGAACTGGCCCTGGTCAGCATCGCCGCCCTGCCGGCCGGGAAGGACCGGCCCCAGTGGGCGGGCCCGGCCGGCGGACGACGATTCCGCGACGACAAGGCACGCCTGCGCACCCTCGTCGA